One window of Deltaproteobacteria bacterium genomic DNA carries:
- a CDS encoding transporter substrate-binding domain-containing protein, with protein sequence MLRVGIYQNSPKVSWNASKKAEGIFVDIIEAIAAEEDWMLKYVLGSWQEGLDRLANGELDLMTDIAFTADRDRLYDFHREPVLTSWNQIYIRHDANIRSLLDLHHRRVAFLKGSIQQEQFRGMVSGFGLSVDLVPMHDFEHAFRVVANGQADAVVTNRYYGALHARDFGLVDTEIIFSPTQLYFATSKAKNSEILNAIDRHLKYFKKDPTSVYFRSLRHWTTNETPPILPFWLYWVGLAIAFLLLVTLLWISTLRSTAVRLRKSDQQQRRLLVELAQAKEAAEAADRMKSAFLATMSHELRTPLNSIIGFTGILLQQLVGPLNDEQTKQMGMVNKSAEHLLALITDILDLSKIEAGQLQIFQAPFDLDILIKRVIATVTPQADKKNLTITTNISLTQSLINSDERRVEQVLLNLLSNAIKFTERGNIHITASAYKSQINLMVSDTGLGIKEEEINKLFKPFLQLDLGINKRHQGTGLGLSICKRLVHLLGGDIWVKSEWGKGSTFGFSLPAMS encoded by the coding sequence GTGCTGCGTGTTGGGATTTATCAAAATAGCCCAAAAGTCTCATGGAATGCTTCAAAAAAGGCAGAAGGTATTTTTGTCGATATTATTGAAGCAATAGCAGCAGAAGAAGATTGGATGCTTAAATATGTATTAGGTTCATGGCAAGAGGGATTAGACCGTCTAGCCAACGGTGAACTTGATTTGATGACCGATATCGCTTTTACTGCTGATCGTGATCGATTGTATGATTTTCATCGCGAACCAGTACTAACAAGTTGGAATCAAATTTATATTCGTCATGATGCCAATATTCGTTCACTACTAGATTTACATCATCGACGAGTCGCTTTTTTAAAAGGGTCGATTCAACAAGAACAATTTCGTGGCATGGTTTCGGGTTTTGGTTTGTCGGTGGATCTTGTTCCTATGCATGATTTTGAACATGCTTTTCGTGTGGTAGCTAATGGTCAAGCTGATGCGGTAGTGACAAATCGTTATTATGGTGCTCTTCATGCTAGAGATTTTGGTCTAGTGGATACCGAAATTATTTTTAGTCCTACACAGCTTTATTTTGCTACATCTAAAGCAAAAAATTCTGAAATATTAAATGCTATTGATCGCCATTTAAAATATTTCAAAAAAGACCCGACTTCGGTTTACTTCAGATCACTTAGACATTGGACCACTAATGAGACTCCACCAATATTACCTTTTTGGTTATATTGGGTAGGTTTAGCTATAGCGTTTTTATTATTGGTAACACTATTATGGATCAGCACCTTAAGAAGTACAGCAGTGCGTTTGCGTAAAAGTGATCAACAGCAACGTCGATTATTAGTTGAGCTTGCACAAGCCAAAGAAGCTGCCGAGGCTGCTGACCGCATGAAGTCAGCCTTTTTAGCGACTATGTCACACGAATTGCGAACACCGCTAAATTCAATTATCGGCTTCACTGGCATACTTCTACAACAACTAGTCGGACCATTAAATGACGAACAAACAAAACAGATGGGAATGGTAAATAAAAGTGCCGAGCATCTTCTTGCATTGATTACCGATATTCTTGATTTATCAAAGATTGAAGCTGGGCAACTGCAAATTTTTCAAGCACCTTTTGATCTTGATATATTAATAAAGCGGGTAATAGCTACTGTAACACCGCAAGCAGATAAAAAGAATCTAACAATTACAACAAATATATCTTTAACTCAGTCTTTAATTAATAGTGATGAGCGACGTGTTGAACAGGTTTTGCTTAATTTACTTTCTAACGCCATTAAATTTACTGAGCGTGGTAATATACATATTACCGCGTCAGCTTATAAGTCGCAGATAAATCTGATGGTATCGGATACTGGCCTTGGCATTAAAGAAGAAGAAATAAATAAACTGTTTAAGCCATTTTTACAGTTAGATTTAGGTATCAATAAACGACATCAAGGTACAGGTTTAGGATTATCAATTTGTAAGCGTCTCGTTCATTTGCTTGGTGGTGATATTTGGGTGAAAAGTGAGTGGGGGAAAGGCAGTACTTTTGGTTTTTCTCTTCCGGCAATGTCGTAG
- a CDS encoding response regulator, translating into MNTTVLYIEDNEQNYYLVNFILTANGYQVNWAKDGQSGILAALKLKPNLILLDIQLPIMDGYEVAHQLCTYDELKNTPIVALTSYAMPGDRERALQNGCIGYIEKPINPSIFVNQIESYLLNEEGTIGGSSK; encoded by the coding sequence ATGAATACCACAGTTCTTTATATAGAAGATAACGAACAGAATTATTATTTGGTAAATTTTATCTTAACCGCTAATGGCTATCAGGTTAATTGGGCAAAAGATGGGCAGAGTGGAATTTTAGCCGCACTCAAATTAAAACCGAATTTGATTTTACTTGATATTCAATTACCAATAATGGATGGCTATGAAGTAGCGCATCAACTATGTACTTATGATGAGTTAAAAAATACCCCAATAGTAGCGCTTACTTCTTATGCGATGCCGGGTGATCGTGAACGCGCCCTGCAGAATGGTTGCATTGGCTATATAGAGAAGCCCATAAACCCAAGCATATTTGTTAATCAAATTGAAAGTTATTTGCTTAACGAAGAAGGTACTATTGGAGGGTCATCCAAATGA